The following are encoded in a window of Ferribacterium limneticum genomic DNA:
- a CDS encoding hydrolase yields the protein MLIRRADSLLLVVDIQQKLAPAIHDSERVVANSLRLLEGARQLGIPAFVSEQYVKGLGPSLDAIRTAAVDAKFFEKTHFSCAAEPGVVDLLRAAKRPQIILTGTEIHVCVLQTAFGLQAAGFEVYLVADAASSRTPENRSAAIERMRAAGIGIVTTEMVLFEWLHQAGTDDFRKLLPLIK from the coding sequence ATGCTGATCCGCCGCGCTGACTCCCTGCTCCTCGTCGTCGATATTCAGCAAAAGCTGGCGCCGGCGATTCACGACAGCGAGCGCGTCGTCGCCAACTCGCTTCGTCTGCTCGAAGGGGCACGCCAGCTTGGCATTCCGGCTTTCGTTTCCGAACAATACGTCAAGGGCCTCGGCCCCAGTCTCGACGCCATCCGGACGGCTGCGGTCGACGCCAAATTCTTTGAAAAAACGCATTTTTCCTGCGCCGCCGAACCCGGTGTCGTCGATCTGCTGCGCGCCGCCAAGCGGCCACAAATTATCCTGACCGGTACCGAAATCCATGTTTGCGTGCTGCAGACAGCTTTCGGGCTACAGGCAGCCGGCTTCGAGGTCTATCTCGTCGCCGATGCGGCCTCGTCACGAACGCCGGAAAACCGCAGCGCGGCCATCGAGCGCATGCGGGCGGCCGGTATCGGCATCGTGACGACCGAAATGGTCCTCTTCGAGTGGCTGCATCAGGCCGGCACCGATGATTTCCGCAAATTGCTGCCGCTGATCAAGTAA
- the purU gene encoding formyltetrahydrofolate deformylase gives MHSDRFYTLSASCPDQVGIIARVSGFIAGNGGWILESSFHSDVLTSRYFMRIEIKASSLPFLLAEFRERFRTEVAEPLSMTWQINDSAVKKRVVVMVSKQEHCLYDLLARWQAKELDIEIPCVISNHDTFRGFVEWHGIPFHHVPVSADNKAAAYAEIRRIFDDVRGDSMVLARYMQVLSPDLCDALAGKIINIHHSFLPSFAGAKPYHQAYTRGVKLIGATCHYVTSELDAGPIIEQDVIRIDHSDSPEDMVRYGKDIEKTVLARGLRYHLEDRVLVHGNKTVVFR, from the coding sequence ATGCATAGCGACCGTTTCTATACGCTCTCCGCCTCCTGCCCCGACCAGGTCGGCATCATCGCCAGGGTTTCCGGCTTCATCGCCGGCAACGGCGGCTGGATTCTCGAGTCGAGCTTCCATTCGGACGTGCTGACCAGTCGCTATTTCATGCGTATCGAGATCAAGGCCAGCTCGCTGCCGTTCCTGCTTGCCGAGTTCCGCGAACGCTTCCGCACCGAGGTCGCCGAGCCGCTGTCGATGACTTGGCAGATCAACGACAGCGCGGTCAAAAAGCGCGTCGTCGTCATGGTTTCCAAGCAGGAACATTGTCTCTACGACCTGCTGGCGCGCTGGCAGGCCAAGGAGCTCGACATCGAGATTCCCTGCGTCATTTCCAACCACGACACTTTCCGTGGTTTCGTCGAGTGGCATGGCATTCCCTTCCATCACGTGCCGGTCAGCGCCGACAACAAGGCCGCCGCCTATGCCGAAATTCGGCGCATCTTCGACGACGTGCGCGGCGATTCGATGGTCCTCGCCCGCTACATGCAGGTGCTGTCGCCAGACTTGTGCGATGCGCTGGCCGGCAAGATCATCAACATCCACCACAGCTTCCTGCCCAGCTTCGCCGGCGCCAAGCCCTACCACCAGGCCTACACGCGTGGTGTCAAACTGATCGGGGCGACCTGCCACTACGTGACGAGCGAACTCGACGCCGGGCCGATCATCGAGCAGGACGTCATCCGCATCGACCATTCCGATTCGCCGGAAGACATGGTGCGCTACGGCAAGGACATCGAGAAAACCGTCCTCGCCCGCGGCCTGCGCTACCACCTTGAAGACCGGGTGCTGGTGCATGGCAACAAGACCGTCGTTTTCCGCTAG
- a CDS encoding ATP-binding cassette domain-containing protein, with translation MIALRQVTFARAGRPLVIDASVQLHPGWKVGVVGANGCGKSSLFALLANELHAESGNVEIPASWHIARVAQETPALPDAAIDFVLDGDVELRRIERELVEAEAKGDGVAIGHLHARYADIGGYSAKARVAEVLHGLGFTDADFARSVAEFSGGWRVRLNLARALSCRADLLLLDEPTNHLDLDAVFWLENWLKNTSATLLLISHDRDFLDAVVGQIIAIDLQRLTLTSGGYSDYERARAARLATQQSSYEAQQREIAHLSSFIERFKAKATKARQAQSRIKTLERMEMVAAAHVDSPFHFAFRQPTALPDPLLSIEKASAGYADHKIIDHVTLTLRPGCRIGLLGRNGAGKSTLIKLLANSIPQQGGERKEAKALNIGYFAQHQLEQLRPDESPLQHLVRLDPTATEQELRDYIGGFDFRGDMATRAIEPFSGGEKSRLALALLIRTKPNLLLLDEPTNHLDLEMREALTFAMQDFEGGVVFVSHDRHLLRTCADELLLVADGKVTEFDGDLDDYAAWLAAQRNAEKAPEADVAAEKSERLAQRADAKANRQALLAQRRPLVKEIEQLERKLAKWNEEKATLDAQFADPAFYASVDRAKSEEMHKQAGLLGEQIDEAEMRWLEVHESLEALPSAD, from the coding sequence ATGATCGCCTTACGCCAAGTCACCTTCGCCCGCGCCGGCCGCCCGCTCGTCATCGACGCTTCCGTCCAGCTCCACCCCGGTTGGAAAGTCGGCGTCGTCGGCGCCAACGGCTGCGGCAAATCCAGCCTCTTCGCGCTGCTCGCCAACGAACTGCACGCCGAATCGGGCAACGTCGAAATCCCGGCCAGCTGGCACATCGCCCGCGTTGCCCAGGAAACGCCGGCCCTGCCCGATGCGGCCATCGATTTCGTCCTCGACGGCGACGTCGAACTACGCCGCATCGAACGCGAACTGGTTGAAGCCGAAGCAAAAGGCGATGGCGTCGCCATCGGTCACCTGCACGCCCGCTACGCCGACATCGGCGGCTACTCGGCCAAGGCGCGCGTTGCCGAAGTGCTGCACGGCCTGGGCTTCACCGACGCCGATTTCGCCCGTTCGGTCGCCGAATTTTCCGGCGGCTGGCGCGTCCGCCTCAACCTCGCCCGGGCCCTGTCCTGCCGCGCCGACCTCCTGCTACTCGACGAGCCGACCAACCACCTCGACCTAGACGCCGTCTTCTGGCTGGAAAACTGGCTCAAGAACACCTCAGCCACGCTGCTTTTGATCTCCCACGACCGCGACTTCCTCGACGCTGTCGTCGGCCAGATCATCGCCATCGACCTCCAGCGCCTGACGCTGACCAGCGGCGGCTACAGCGACTACGAACGGGCCCGCGCCGCCCGCCTCGCTACGCAACAGTCGTCCTACGAAGCCCAGCAGCGCGAAATCGCCCACCTCTCCAGCTTCATCGAACGTTTCAAAGCCAAGGCCACCAAGGCCCGTCAGGCGCAAAGCCGCATCAAGACGCTCGAGCGCATGGAAATGGTCGCCGCCGCCCACGTCGACTCGCCTTTCCATTTCGCTTTCCGCCAGCCGACCGCCCTGCCCGACCCGCTGCTCAGCATCGAAAAAGCCTCGGCCGGCTACGCCGACCACAAGATCATCGACCACGTCACGCTGACGCTCCGCCCCGGCTGCCGCATCGGCCTGCTCGGCCGCAACGGCGCCGGCAAATCGACGTTGATCAAACTGCTGGCCAATTCAATCCCCCAGCAAGGCGGCGAACGCAAGGAAGCCAAGGCCCTCAACATCGGCTACTTCGCCCAGCACCAGCTCGAACAACTGCGCCCCGACGAATCGCCGCTGCAACATCTGGTGCGCCTCGACCCGACGGCCACCGAACAGGAACTGCGCGACTACATCGGCGGCTTCGATTTCCGCGGCGACATGGCGACGCGCGCCATCGAACCCTTCTCCGGCGGCGAAAAATCGCGCCTTGCCTTGGCATTACTGATCCGCACCAAGCCCAACCTGCTGCTGCTCGACGAACCGACCAACCATCTCGACCTCGAAATGCGCGAAGCCCTGACCTTCGCCATGCAGGACTTCGAAGGCGGCGTCGTTTTTGTTTCGCACGACCGCCATCTGCTGCGTACCTGCGCCGACGAACTGCTGCTGGTGGCCGACGGCAAAGTCACTGAATTCGATGGCGACCTCGACGACTACGCCGCCTGGCTGGCCGCCCAGCGCAATGCCGAAAAGGCGCCGGAAGCGGACGTCGCTGCCGAGAAATCGGAACGCCTGGCGCAACGGGCCGATGCCAAGGCCAATCGGCAGGCCCTGCTCGCCCAACGCCGGCCGCTGGTCAAGGAAATCGAGCAGCTTGAGCGGAAGCTGGCGAAGTGGAACGAGGAAAAGGCAACCTTGGATGCTCAGTTCGCCGATCCGGCTTTCTATGCCTCGGTTGATCGGGCGAAAAGCGAGGAAATGCACAAGCAGGCCGGCCTGCTCGGCGAGCAGATCGACGAAGCCGAAATGCGCTGGCTTGAAGTGCATGAGTCGCTTGAGGCATTGCCATCGGCCGATTGA
- a CDS encoding DUF883 family protein, with translation MSNVTDLSSSQKIVADMKAVVSDAEDIFRETAGVAGDKMLDVRQRISERLGAAKVRVANAEAAALEKSKAAAAATDACVRKNPWQTVGIAASVGLVLGMLIGRR, from the coding sequence ATGTCCAATGTGACTGATCTGAGCAGCAGCCAGAAAATTGTTGCCGACATGAAAGCGGTTGTTTCCGATGCCGAAGATATTTTTCGCGAGACTGCCGGCGTTGCTGGCGACAAGATGCTCGACGTGCGTCAGCGAATCAGCGAGCGTCTGGGCGCTGCCAAGGTGCGGGTTGCGAATGCCGAGGCTGCAGCTCTGGAAAAGAGCAAGGCTGCTGCCGCGGCGACTGATGCCTGTGTCCGGAAGAATCCATGGCAAACGGTCGGGATTGCGGCCAGTGTCGGTTTGGTGCTCGGTATGCTGATCGGGCGTCGATAG
- a CDS encoding oxidoreductase, with amino-acid sequence MASSTAFDPDLIRGLEALAATTFPKRCRCCGRSFTDVADYVAQTHAMPNGAQGLKQSLGDDGHVVVDLFRNCPCGSTLMDSFSDRRDTSAQGEARRLRFNELMAYLQSRGLAAEVARHELLEVMHGRPSAILTQIRPPATGKTKHA; translated from the coding sequence ATGGCTTCGAGCACCGCGTTCGATCCGGATTTGATCCGGGGCCTCGAGGCCTTGGCGGCAACCACTTTTCCCAAGCGCTGCCGGTGCTGTGGCCGCAGTTTTACCGATGTCGCCGACTATGTGGCGCAAACCCATGCCATGCCCAACGGCGCCCAGGGGCTCAAGCAGTCACTCGGTGACGACGGTCATGTCGTCGTCGATCTGTTCCGCAATTGCCCTTGCGGCTCGACCCTCATGGATTCCTTCAGCGACCGGCGCGATACTTCGGCGCAAGGAGAGGCGCGGCGCCTGCGCTTCAACGAGCTGATGGCCTATCTGCAAAGCCGCGGCCTGGCTGCCGAGGTGGCCCGCCACGAACTGCTCGAGGTCATGCACGGCAGACCCAGCGCAATCCTGACCCAAATTCGCCCGCCGGCGACTGGAAAAACCAAGCATGCATAG
- the glnK gene encoding P-II family nitrogen regulator encodes MKFVTAIIKPFKLDEVREALSAIGVQGITVTEVKGFGRQKGHTELYRGAEYVVDFLPKVKIEAAVKAEQLDQIIEAIEKSASTGKIGDGKIFVFDVEQVIRIRTGETGTDAL; translated from the coding sequence ATGAAATTCGTTACCGCCATCATCAAGCCGTTCAAGCTTGACGAAGTGCGTGAAGCGTTGTCCGCCATCGGCGTGCAAGGCATCACGGTCACTGAAGTGAAAGGTTTCGGCCGGCAGAAGGGCCATACCGAGCTGTATCGGGGCGCCGAGTATGTCGTCGATTTCCTGCCCAAGGTAAAGATCGAAGCTGCCGTCAAGGCTGAGCAGCTGGATCAGATCATCGAAGCGATCGAGAAATCGGCCAGCACCGGCAAGATCGGTGACGGCAAGATCTTTGTCTTCGACGTCGAGCAGGTTATTCGTATCCGGACCGGTGAAACCGGTACCGATGCCCTCTAA
- a CDS encoding TorF family putative porin, whose product MKKSLIALALVSAFAAPAFAEEAAPASSHTFTGNVALTSNYVFRGISQSQNKPAIQGGFDYAHASGLYVGTWASNIGWVNTKDNSSMEWDFYAGYKGTFADDFSYDVGALKYYYTGNSNGNSLTPDTTELYVALGWKFITLKYNYSVSKYLFAWGDQSGNGGNNRGSGYVDLSANYDLGNGWGVQGHIGHQDVKNYSNASYTDWKLGVTKDVGFGVVGLAYTDTDAEGCGSASGAYCFIGTGTSAKDVSKATAVLSFSKTF is encoded by the coding sequence ATGAAGAAGTCACTCATCGCCTTGGCTCTTGTTAGCGCCTTTGCCGCTCCGGCCTTCGCCGAAGAAGCCGCTCCGGCCTCCAGCCATACCTTTACCGGCAATGTTGCGCTGACCAGCAATTATGTTTTTCGCGGTATCAGCCAGAGCCAAAACAAGCCTGCCATTCAAGGCGGTTTTGATTACGCTCACGCCAGCGGCCTCTATGTAGGTACTTGGGCATCCAACATTGGCTGGGTGAATACCAAGGACAACTCAAGTATGGAATGGGACTTCTATGCTGGCTACAAGGGTACGTTTGCTGATGACTTTTCGTACGATGTGGGCGCTCTCAAGTATTACTACACGGGGAATAGCAACGGTAATAGCCTGACCCCGGATACTACGGAGCTCTATGTTGCTCTCGGTTGGAAGTTCATTACTCTGAAGTACAACTATTCGGTATCTAAGTACCTGTTTGCCTGGGGCGACCAAAGCGGTAACGGCGGCAACAACCGTGGTAGTGGCTATGTTGATCTGTCCGCGAACTACGACCTCGGTAATGGCTGGGGTGTTCAGGGTCACATCGGCCATCAGGATGTTAAGAACTACAGCAATGCCTCTTACACCGACTGGAAATTGGGTGTAACCAAGGATGTCGGGTTCGGGGTTGTCGGTCTGGCATACACGGATACTGATGCAGAAGGCTGCGGTTCCGCTAGCGGTGCCTATTGCTTCATCGGAACCGGTACCTCTGCAAAGGATGTTAGCAAGGCTACGGCAGTGCTTTCCTTCAGCAAAACTTTCTAA
- a CDS encoding phosphate/phosphite/phosphonate ABC transporter substrate-binding protein, with product MKILHFLLLSCCLTLFSPMAAAQEKATVRPLTVGLMPYLSTRMLLANYQPIAVALEQELQQPVQLVTAPDFDTYVKRVLDGEYDMAVLAPHFARLAIRDYGYSALLMHKAPIRGVLVTARNKPLASIDGLRGQSIAIVDRSALLVIVGAVTLADEGLKEGSDYTFVETVSHTSALHNAASGKSRAALISYSTLILASPELQRDAVIWRDLNSIPGLFYISHNRVPASRQKQIKAALLAFEKTPDGQQFFEKTKHGGFAEPGRAEADFLDRLLPETRRQLGATIR from the coding sequence ATGAAGATCCTTCATTTTCTGCTGTTGTCCTGCTGCCTGACCTTGTTTTCGCCAATGGCTGCAGCCCAGGAAAAGGCGACGGTTCGCCCGCTCACCGTCGGGCTCATGCCCTACCTCAGCACCCGCATGCTGCTGGCCAATTACCAGCCGATTGCCGTTGCCCTCGAACAGGAGTTGCAGCAACCCGTCCAGCTCGTCACCGCCCCGGATTTCGACACCTACGTCAAACGCGTGCTTGATGGCGAATACGACATGGCGGTGCTCGCCCCCCACTTCGCCCGGCTGGCCATCCGCGATTACGGCTATTCCGCCCTGCTCATGCACAAGGCACCGATCCGCGGCGTCTTGGTCACCGCCCGCAACAAGCCGCTGGCCAGCATTGACGGACTGCGCGGGCAATCCATCGCCATCGTGGACCGCAGCGCGCTGCTCGTCATCGTCGGTGCCGTCACCCTGGCCGATGAAGGTCTCAAGGAAGGCAGCGATTACACCTTTGTCGAGACCGTTTCGCATACCAGCGCGCTGCACAACGCCGCTTCCGGAAAGTCGCGGGCCGCGCTCATTTCCTATTCGACGCTGATCTTGGCCTCACCGGAACTGCAGCGCGACGCCGTGATCTGGCGCGATCTGAACAGCATTCCCGGGCTGTTCTACATTTCCCACAACCGCGTACCAGCCAGCCGGCAGAAACAGATCAAGGCGGCGCTGCTCGCCTTCGAGAAAACCCCTGACGGCCAGCAGTTCTTCGAGAAAACCAAGCATGGCGGTTTCGCCGAACCGGGCCGCGCCGAAGCCGATTTTCTCGACCGCCTGCTGCCGGAAACCCGCCGCCAGCTCGGGGCAACCATCCGCTAA
- a CDS encoding ammonium transporter — MKRLFALLALVGAVGFGAPAWAEEKAAAPEAAVATTAAAAPAAAVEAAPAAAPAAAPLVANKGDNAWVMVCAALVILMSIPGLALFYGGLVRTKNMLSVLMQVFVTFSLISVLWVIYGYSAAFTEGNEFFGVLDKLFLKGVTIESVGATFSKGVVISELAFVIFQGAFAAITCGLIVGAFAERAKFSAVLVFMVIWFTLSYIPMAHMVWYWAGPDAYIDAAAGEAAGKTAGFLFQKGALDFAGGTVVHINAAVAGLVGAYMVGKRTGLGNVSMAPHSLTFTMIGASLLWFGWFGFNAGSALEASGGAALAMVNTWVATACAALSWMFAEWILKGKPSMLGAASGAVAGLVAITPAAGFVGVMGAIIIGLLAGIVCLWGVNGLKKMLGADDSLDVFGVHGIGGILGAVLTGVFVDPALGGTGVYDYVANAVAPFDMTTQVISQLWGVGTVIVWSGVVSLVAYKLVDIVIGLRVPEEEEREGLDLTSHGETAYHH; from the coding sequence ATGAAACGTCTATTCGCATTGCTGGCTCTGGTCGGCGCCGTCGGTTTCGGCGCTCCGGCCTGGGCTGAAGAAAAGGCTGCTGCGCCTGAAGCTGCCGTTGCCACCACAGCGGCCGCCGCACCGGCTGCTGCTGTTGAAGCTGCTCCGGCCGCCGCTCCGGCCGCTGCCCCGCTCGTCGCCAACAAGGGCGACAACGCCTGGGTGATGGTCTGTGCCGCCCTGGTCATCCTGATGTCCATCCCCGGCCTGGCCCTGTTCTACGGCGGTCTGGTCCGCACCAAGAACATGTTGTCGGTGCTCATGCAGGTTTTCGTGACCTTCTCGCTGATCTCGGTTCTCTGGGTGATCTACGGCTACTCCGCCGCCTTCACCGAGGGTAACGAGTTCTTCGGTGTGCTCGACAAGCTGTTCCTGAAGGGCGTCACGATTGAATCGGTTGGCGCGACCTTCTCCAAGGGTGTCGTCATCTCCGAACTGGCCTTCGTGATCTTCCAGGGCGCTTTCGCTGCCATTACCTGCGGTCTGATCGTCGGTGCCTTCGCTGAGCGTGCCAAGTTCTCCGCCGTCCTGGTCTTCATGGTCATCTGGTTCACGCTGTCCTACATCCCGATGGCACACATGGTCTGGTACTGGGCGGGTCCCGATGCCTACATCGATGCTGCCGCTGGCGAAGCTGCCGGCAAGACAGCTGGCTTCCTGTTCCAGAAGGGCGCGCTCGACTTCGCCGGCGGTACCGTTGTGCATATCAACGCTGCTGTTGCCGGTCTGGTTGGTGCCTACATGGTTGGCAAGCGTACCGGCCTGGGCAACGTCTCGATGGCTCCGCACTCCCTGACCTTCACGATGATCGGTGCCTCCCTGCTGTGGTTCGGCTGGTTCGGTTTCAACGCCGGTTCCGCCCTCGAAGCCTCCGGCGGCGCTGCTCTGGCCATGGTCAATACCTGGGTTGCTACTGCCTGTGCAGCGCTGTCCTGGATGTTCGCTGAATGGATCCTGAAGGGTAAGCCTTCCATGCTGGGTGCTGCTTCCGGTGCTGTTGCCGGTCTGGTGGCGATTACCCCGGCCGCCGGCTTCGTCGGTGTCATGGGCGCCATCATCATCGGCCTGCTGGCTGGCATCGTCTGCCTGTGGGGCGTCAATGGCCTGAAGAAGATGCTCGGTGCTGACGACTCCCTCGACGTCTTCGGCGTCCATGGTATCGGCGGCATCCTCGGCGCTGTCCTGACCGGTGTCTTCGTTGATCCGGCCCTGGGCGGCACAGGTGTCTATGACTACGTGGCCAACGCTGTTGCCCCGTTCGACATGACGACGCAAGTGATCAGCCAGCTGTGGGGCGTCGGTACCGTCATCGTCTGGTCCGGTGTGGTGTCCCTGGTGGCTTACAAGCTGGTCGATATCGTTATCGGTCTGCGTGTGCCGGAAGAAGAAGAGCGTGAAGGTCTTGACCTCACCTCGCACGGCGAAACCGCTTACCACCACTAA
- the thrH gene encoding bifunctional phosphoserine phosphatase/homoserine phosphotransferase ThrH, whose product MQIVCLDLEGVLVPEIWIEFSKRTGIPELMRTTRDEPDYDKLMTYRLDILRQHKLGLPDIQKVIGEMGPMPGARAFLDKLREDYQVVILSDTFYEFAHPLMRQLGWPTLFCHSLEDDAEGMLVDYHLRMPDQKREAVKRFKELNFKIVAAGDSYNDTAMLGEAHGGILFHPPENVIREFPQYPVVLNYDDLRSEIDKAFARAA is encoded by the coding sequence GTGCAAATCGTCTGCCTAGACCTCGAAGGGGTCCTCGTCCCCGAAATCTGGATCGAATTCTCCAAGCGCACGGGCATTCCCGAGCTCATGCGCACGACGCGCGACGAGCCGGATTACGACAAGCTCATGACCTACCGCCTGGACATCCTGCGCCAGCACAAGCTCGGCCTGCCGGATATCCAGAAGGTGATCGGCGAAATGGGCCCGATGCCGGGCGCCCGCGCCTTCCTCGACAAGCTGCGCGAGGATTACCAGGTGGTCATCTTGTCCGACACCTTCTACGAATTCGCCCATCCGCTCATGCGCCAGCTGGGCTGGCCGACGCTGTTCTGCCATTCGCTCGAAGACGACGCCGAGGGCATGCTGGTTGATTACCATCTGCGCATGCCGGATCAGAAGCGCGAAGCAGTCAAGCGTTTCAAGGAACTGAATTTCAAGATCGTCGCCGCCGGTGATTCGTACAACGACACGGCCATGCTCGGCGAAGCCCACGGCGGCATCCTGTTCCACCCGCCCGAGAACGTCATCCGCGAATTTCCGCAGTATCCGGTCGTCCTCAATTACGACGACCTGCGCAGCGAGATCGATAAAGCCTTCGCCCGCGCCGCCTGA
- a CDS encoding EAL domain-containing protein, producing the protein MDFFRFLQSLRGRLITLTVVVEIVMISAILWNSQRLAEEHLIRQFELRRAEISSLLQAALAPAMVQRDYAAVSEILDSAQKLQGMTYLVMFDEDQQRVASSNLDSASPIPAVDAGNQPIFRLQNLNVRIPIRLEQRSYGELQIGIDLRFLNEARQEILLQNFVLAVLGILLSTFVLIAIALWLTRRLAALSAASNDLAAGRPFQPLNASVNDDIGVVVNAFNGMAAALERRMLDLRLSESEQRALAEILATERGRLDALLAAMRLGLVFVAGDGRISYLNPAFLKLWGITPGHQLIDQPVHVLRQQLQQSMPVLGARQCFDGDGSLREYSLPDGRTITEHSVAVISPAAVEGGRLWIFEDVTSQRQIAERLVFMAERDSLTALANRARFDAELDRLLTQAERDPGLYGALIYFDIDEFKTINDTFGHRAGDHVLIRTADTVSKLVRTTELFARLGGDEFAIIAPNADLAGAQSLAERLLSAVAAMQFEFENRRLSLTISVGIALFPEHAGSAEELVSRADAAMYQAKRGGKNGWRLYRPDLDQSEAMLVHLGWNEKIQAALRTGRFLLHFQAIHSTGSSAISHYEALVRMRDPEHPDELLLPGRFIPAAERTGRIVDIDRWVMRAAITKLAENPTLPALAINISARSFDDPTLARSISSLLAEFQVEPRRLIVELTETSALANMHDSEQFIRDIRALGCTVCLDDFGVGFSSFAYLKHLSADVLKIDGMFISNLPTSREDQVFVRAIVDVARGLGKKTVAEFVGDAETLRLLAEIGVDYVQGYYLSRPTADISVP; encoded by the coding sequence ATGGACTTCTTCCGTTTCCTGCAGTCCTTGCGTGGCCGGCTGATCACGCTGACGGTAGTGGTCGAGATCGTGATGATTTCGGCCATCCTGTGGAACAGCCAGCGTCTCGCCGAGGAACACCTGATCCGCCAGTTTGAACTGCGCCGCGCCGAAATCAGCAGCCTGCTCCAGGCCGCCCTGGCCCCGGCCATGGTGCAGCGCGACTACGCTGCCGTCAGCGAAATTCTCGACAGTGCGCAGAAGTTGCAGGGCATGACTTATCTGGTCATGTTCGACGAAGACCAGCAACGGGTAGCCAGCAGCAATCTCGACAGCGCCAGCCCGATACCGGCGGTCGACGCCGGGAATCAGCCGATTTTCCGTTTGCAGAACCTCAACGTCCGCATTCCGATCCGCCTTGAGCAGCGCAGTTACGGCGAATTGCAGATCGGCATCGACCTGCGTTTCCTCAATGAAGCACGCCAGGAGATCCTGCTGCAAAACTTCGTGCTGGCGGTACTCGGCATCCTGTTGTCGACCTTCGTTCTGATCGCCATTGCCCTGTGGCTGACCCGCCGTCTGGCCGCGCTGAGCGCCGCCAGCAACGACCTGGCGGCCGGCCGCCCGTTCCAGCCGCTGAATGCCTCGGTCAATGACGACATCGGCGTCGTCGTCAATGCCTTCAATGGCATGGCTGCCGCGCTCGAACGACGGATGCTCGATCTGCGCCTTTCCGAATCCGAGCAACGCGCCCTGGCCGAAATCCTCGCCACCGAACGCGGCCGCCTCGACGCCCTGCTCGCCGCCATGCGCCTCGGCCTCGTCTTCGTCGCCGGCGACGGCCGAATCTCCTACCTCAATCCAGCTTTCCTGAAACTCTGGGGCATCACCCCGGGACACCAACTGATCGACCAGCCGGTGCACGTGCTGCGCCAGCAACTGCAGCAATCGATGCCGGTACTCGGCGCCAGACAGTGTTTCGATGGCGACGGTTCGCTGCGCGAATACAGCCTGCCAGATGGCCGGACGATTACCGAGCACAGCGTCGCGGTGATCAGCCCGGCTGCCGTCGAAGGCGGGCGCTTGTGGATTTTCGAGGACGTCACGAGCCAGCGCCAGATTGCCGAGCGTCTGGTTTTCATGGCCGAGCGCGACTCGCTGACGGCCCTGGCCAATCGCGCCCGCTTCGACGCCGAACTCGATCGCCTGCTGACCCAGGCCGAGCGCGACCCCGGCTTGTACGGCGCGCTGATTTATTTCGATATCGACGAGTTCAAGACGATCAACGATACCTTTGGCCATCGGGCCGGGGACCATGTGCTGATCCGCACGGCCGATACGGTCAGCAAGCTGGTCCGCACCACCGAATTGTTCGCCCGCCTCGGTGGCGACGAGTTCGCCATCATCGCCCCCAACGCCGACCTGGCCGGCGCCCAGAGTCTGGCTGAACGCCTGCTCAGCGCGGTTGCCGCCATGCAGTTCGAGTTCGAGAACCGCCGGCTGAGCCTGACCATCAGCGTCGGCATAGCCCTTTTCCCCGAACATGCCGGCAGCGCCGAAGAGCTCGTTTCGCGCGCCGATGCGGCGATGTACCAGGCCAAGCGGGGTGGCAAGAACGGCTGGCGCCTGTACCGGCCCGATCTCGATCAGTCGGAAGCCATGCTGGTGCACCTCGGCTGGAACGAAAAGATTCAGGCGGCGCTCAGGACGGGCCGCTTCCTGCTGCATTTCCAGGCTATTCATTCGACCGGCAGCAGTGCAATTTCCCACTACGAAGCACTGGTCCGCATGCGCGACCCGGAGCATCCGGACGAACTGTTGCTCCCCGGCCGCTTCATTCCGGCGGCCGAACGGACCGGCCGGATCGTCGACATCGACCGCTGGGTGATGCGCGCGGCGATCACCAAACTGGCCGAAAACCCGACCCTGCCCGCCCTGGCCATCAACATTTCGGCCCGCTCCTTCGACGATCCGACCCTGGCCCGCAGCATCAGCTCGCTGCTCGCCGAGTTCCAGGTCGAACCGCGGCGGCTCATCGTCGAACTGACCGAAACCTCGGCCCTGGCCAACATGCATGATTCCGAGCAGTTCATCCGGGATATCCGCGCTCTCGGCTGCACCGTCTGCCTCGATGATTTCGGCGTCGGCTTCTCGTCCTTCGCCTATCTCAAGCACCTGTCGGCCGATGTACTGAAGATCGATGGCATGTTCATCAGCAACCTGCCAACCAGCCGCGAAGACCAGGTTTTCGTCCGCGCCATCGTCGATGTGGCGCGCGGTCTGGGCAAGAAAACCGTGGCCGAATTCGTCGGCGATGCCGAAACCCTGCGACTGCTCGCCGAGATCGGCGTCGATTACGTGCAGGGCTACTATCTTTCGCGCCCGACGGCCGATATAAGCGTGCCCTGA